The following are from one region of the Streptomyces sp. TLI_235 genome:
- a CDS encoding undecaprenyl diphosphate synthase produces the protein MAARRLFGSKQRVYETPAPHPSGARPPKIPGELVPNHVACVMDGNGRWAKERGLPRTEGHKVGEAVVLDVARGCLEIGVKNLSLYAFSTENWKRSPDEVKFLMNFNRDVIRRRRDDMDAMGIRIRWAGRTPKMSKSVVRELQVAEEQTKDNTAMTLYICVNYGGRAEIADAAKAIARDVAAGNLDPKNVTEKTFAKYLYYPDMPDVDLFLRPSGEQRTSNFLPWQSACAEFVFQDVLWPDFDRRDLWRACEHYARRDRAFFRDAFELRSSATVLTAKSPCGGESECAEG, from the coding sequence ATGGCAGCACGACGGCTCTTCGGCAGCAAGCAGCGGGTGTACGAGACCCCGGCGCCGCACCCGAGCGGTGCCCGGCCGCCGAAGATCCCGGGCGAGCTGGTGCCGAACCACGTGGCCTGCGTGATGGACGGCAACGGCCGCTGGGCCAAGGAGCGCGGCCTGCCCCGCACCGAGGGCCACAAGGTCGGCGAGGCCGTCGTCCTCGACGTGGCCCGCGGCTGCCTGGAGATCGGCGTCAAGAACCTCTCGCTGTACGCCTTCTCCACCGAGAACTGGAAGCGCTCCCCGGACGAGGTGAAGTTCCTGATGAACTTCAACCGCGACGTGATCCGCCGCCGCCGCGACGACATGGACGCCATGGGCATCCGCATCCGCTGGGCCGGCCGCACGCCCAAGATGTCGAAGAGCGTCGTCCGGGAACTCCAGGTCGCCGAGGAGCAGACCAAGGACAACACCGCCATGACGCTGTACATCTGCGTCAACTACGGCGGCCGCGCCGAGATCGCCGACGCCGCCAAGGCCATCGCCCGCGACGTCGCCGCCGGGAACCTCGACCCCAAGAATGTCACCGAGAAGACCTTCGCCAAGTACCTGTACTACCCCGACATGCCGGACGTCGACCTGTTCCTGCGTCCCAGCGGCGAGCAGCGCACCTCCAACTTCCTGCCTTGGCAGTCCGCCTGCGCCGAGTTCGTGTTCCAGGACGTGCTCTGGCCGGACTTCGACCGCCGCGACCTGTGGCGCGCCTGCGAGCACTATGCCCGGCGCGACCGCGCTTTCTTCCGGGATGCATTCGAGCTGCGAAGTTCTGCGACCGTCCTGACGGCGAAGTCACCTTGCGGGGGCGAATCGGAGTGTGCGGAGGGCTGA
- a CDS encoding site-specific recombinase XerD — protein sequence MPTGKLLTVRSAADVFLDSFASPSTARSYGIAVGRVAERLGEARPLASVLDDEIGEALELLWGAAAVNTWNARRAAVLSWLSWCGDRGFDGPAVPAWAKRRTVPDSNTPARSRIAIDRLIGRREIHLRERTLWWMLYETAARAEEILSVNIEDLDLPGRCGSVRVNSARQDFVLETVHWGAGTASLLSRLLMGRTRGPVFVTHRRAGPGKLVNPRDICPDTELTRLSYGRARALLDEHTSVSGPGTGWDLHEWRHSSLSHLGEAGASLSALKAKSRHRSIQNVRRYFKSAPEAISGAAGPLASGDGH from the coding sequence GTGCCAACCGGGAAACTGCTGACCGTTCGGTCGGCGGCCGACGTCTTCCTGGACTCGTTTGCCAGCCCGAGCACCGCGCGGAGCTACGGCATCGCTGTGGGCAGGGTTGCTGAGAGGCTCGGCGAGGCCCGGCCATTGGCATCGGTTCTGGACGACGAGATCGGCGAGGCTCTGGAGCTGCTCTGGGGCGCAGCGGCGGTGAACACCTGGAACGCGCGGCGGGCAGCGGTGCTTTCCTGGCTTTCCTGGTGCGGAGATCGCGGCTTCGATGGACCTGCGGTGCCGGCCTGGGCGAAGCGGCGCACCGTTCCGGACTCCAACACCCCTGCCCGCTCGCGGATCGCGATCGACCGTCTCATCGGCAGACGGGAGATCCATCTGCGGGAGAGGACCCTGTGGTGGATGCTCTACGAGACCGCCGCCCGGGCCGAGGAGATTTTGTCCGTGAACATCGAGGACCTGGACCTGCCCGGTCGTTGCGGCTCGGTGAGGGTGAACAGCGCCCGCCAGGACTTCGTGCTGGAGACCGTGCACTGGGGCGCTGGCACGGCGAGCCTGCTGTCCCGGCTGCTGATGGGACGCACGCGCGGGCCGGTGTTCGTCACCCACCGGCGAGCCGGCCCGGGCAAACTAGTGAACCCCCGAGACATCTGTCCGGACACCGAACTCACCCGGCTCTCATACGGCAGGGCCCGGGCCTTGCTGGACGAGCATACGTCGGTGAGCGGGCCGGGAACCGGCTGGGACCTGCACGAGTGGCGGCACTCCTCCCTGAGTCACCTTGGCGAGGCAGGGGCGAGCCTGTCGGCGCTGAAGGCGAAGTCCCGGCACAGGAGCATCCAGAACGTCCGCCGCTATTTCAAATCCGCCCCCGAGGCGATCAGCGGGGCTGCCGGCCCGCTCGCGTCTGGTGACGGCCACTGA
- a CDS encoding Uma2 family endonuclease, protein MDPNHLALIEEVRRIAPENVKVEFSGEVIIMQAAPSAIHQRNLDHVARQFVNYIPSGCFASQNSGLASPQVRKSRTPDLAVLPEDVSEGDNNELPADSALIAVEVVSRSSPENDWVGKLRDYPLMGIPLYLIVDPSQKTVTLFSEAENGRYRAREDADFGETIHIPQPFGFTLDTSVLLPYR, encoded by the coding sequence ATGGACCCGAACCACCTCGCACTGATCGAGGAAGTCCGCCGGATCGCCCCCGAGAACGTCAAGGTCGAGTTCTCCGGCGAAGTCATCATCATGCAGGCTGCCCCGTCCGCCATTCACCAACGCAACCTCGACCATGTGGCGCGACAGTTCGTCAATTACATCCCTTCGGGATGCTTCGCAAGCCAGAACAGCGGCCTGGCATCCCCACAGGTCCGCAAGTCCCGTACCCCTGACCTGGCCGTCCTTCCCGAGGACGTATCAGAGGGCGACAACAACGAGCTCCCGGCTGACTCCGCACTGATCGCAGTGGAGGTCGTCTCCCGCTCCAGCCCTGAGAACGACTGGGTGGGCAAGCTGCGGGACTACCCTCTGATGGGGATCCCTCTGTACCTGATCGTCGACCCTTCCCAGAAGACCGTCACCCTGTTCAGCGAAGCCGAGAACGGCCGCTACCGTGCCAGGGAAGACGCCGACTTCGGCGAGACCATCCACATCCCGCAACCCTTCGGGTTCACCCTGGACACCTCCGTCCTCCTTCCCTACAGGTGA
- a CDS encoding Uma2 family endonuclease, which yields MDYKRMRAIADELAKVMPNEAKSLEIGADQIVMMMSPSRAHDLLAFKIRHQLEQQIPPTLAALTSGDVEDPVLGRLRRPDVLVVDFEAFEEDTMDPLHPADVRLVAEIVSPSHRTSDYVDKMRDYPAMGIPAYLLVDPNDGRIQVHTEPGPSPDGPQYHRRYDHTFGDPVPVLDWTVDTADFRRYPNAK from the coding sequence ATGGACTACAAGCGGATGCGCGCCATCGCCGACGAGCTGGCCAAGGTCATGCCCAACGAGGCCAAGAGCCTGGAAATCGGCGCGGATCAGATCGTGATGATGATGTCCCCATCCAGGGCGCACGATCTCCTTGCGTTCAAGATCCGCCACCAGCTCGAGCAGCAGATCCCCCCAACGCTCGCCGCCCTCACGTCCGGCGACGTCGAGGACCCGGTCCTAGGACGGCTACGCCGCCCCGACGTCCTCGTCGTGGACTTCGAAGCCTTCGAGGAAGACACCATGGATCCCCTGCACCCCGCCGACGTCCGGCTCGTCGCGGAGATCGTGTCTCCGTCGCACCGGACGAGCGACTACGTCGACAAGATGCGCGATTACCCCGCGATGGGAATCCCCGCCTACCTCCTGGTGGACCCGAACGACGGGCGGATCCAGGTCCACACCGAGCCTGGCCCCTCCCCCGACGGACCGCAGTACCACCGCCGCTACGACCACACCTTCGGCGATCCGGTTCCCGTCCTGGACTGGACCGTCGACACCGCCGACTTCAGACGCTACCCGAACGCGAAGTGA
- a CDS encoding helicase associated protein produces MPGTVPRRQPAPGQVPLVPGCPREAPGAPRPAPPTTAVEDQQRALAPNARHHASAILQAVKLRAFNPRAVEWQRMHGLATRCHIEHGHLDPTDKAKHAELLSWLARQRHLSGQGLLDAARVSELGALGIIWSKNANAWERGYAYARAFHQRHGHLAIPATAKLDDYAVGAWMRRQRKAGSLTKGQTAELDALDELWPLEPLLPPPARLPRRRRHSGRRGEPQRPRRRPTFRHGAWLRITVRRCLRRGTSLGEMGRGSGSPGWLRSLLSFDSSTGCRARAFALLSA; encoded by the coding sequence ATGCCCGGCACTGTGCCGCGCCGCCAACCCGCGCCCGGCCAGGTCCCACTGGTGCCAGGCTGTCCACGGGAGGCTCCAGGGGCGCCGCGGCCGGCGCCCCCGACCACAGCAGTGGAAGACCAGCAGCGCGCGCTTGCCCCCAACGCCCGGCACCACGCGAGCGCGATTCTCCAGGCGGTGAAACTGAGGGCGTTCAACCCGCGGGCGGTCGAGTGGCAGCGGATGCACGGTCTGGCGACCAGATGCCACATCGAGCACGGTCACCTCGACCCGACCGACAAGGCGAAGCACGCGGAGCTGCTCTCCTGGCTCGCCCGGCAGCGTCACCTGAGCGGCCAGGGCCTGCTGGATGCGGCCCGGGTCAGCGAGCTGGGCGCGCTCGGCATAATCTGGTCGAAGAACGCCAACGCCTGGGAACGCGGCTACGCCTACGCGCGGGCGTTCCACCAGCGGCACGGCCACCTGGCGATCCCGGCGACGGCGAAGCTGGACGACTACGCGGTGGGTGCGTGGATGCGCCGCCAGCGCAAGGCCGGCAGCCTGACCAAGGGCCAGACGGCGGAGCTCGACGCCTTGGACGAGCTGTGGCCCCTGGAACCGCTCCTACCACCGCCTGCTCGACTACCTCGCCGTCGGCGGCACTCTGGACGGCGCGGCGAACCGCAAAGGCCTCGGCGACGCCCGACGTTCCGCCATGGGGCCTGGCTGCGCATCACGGTGCGCAGGTGTTTGAGGCGTGGGACGTCGCTGGGAGAGATGGGCCGTGGCAGCGGCTCGCCCGGGTGGCTTCGTTCACTTCTCAGTTTTGACAGCAGCACGGGGTGTCGGGCACGAGCATTCGCTCTGTTGTCGGCGTGA
- a CDS encoding transcription factor WhiB: MFFSSDQEHKSQSEEAAKRICRACPVREPCLTDAIRNQEPVGIWGGLTTAERSRMLNQAHQLNTLGGTEAAALLAGRKIHIPAASRPAVVIRLLAWGWDEVRIADTLHVSPAAVLAARQAAEAVAPYRHLPEADRGRPGARQ, translated from the coding sequence ATGTTCTTTTCCTCCGACCAGGAACACAAGTCCCAGAGCGAGGAGGCCGCGAAGAGGATCTGCCGGGCCTGTCCGGTCCGCGAACCCTGTCTCACGGACGCCATCCGCAACCAGGAGCCCGTTGGCATCTGGGGCGGGCTCACAACCGCTGAACGCAGCCGGATGCTCAACCAGGCACACCAGCTGAACACTCTGGGCGGGACGGAGGCCGCGGCCTTGCTCGCAGGGCGAAAGATTCATATACCGGCCGCAAGCCGACCAGCCGTGGTCATCAGGCTGTTGGCCTGGGGCTGGGACGAGGTACGTATCGCCGATACCCTCCACGTCTCTCCCGCCGCCGTCCTGGCAGCCCGACAGGCCGCGGAGGCGGTCGCCCCCTACCGACACTTGCCAGAGGCAGACCGCGGGCGTCCTGGCGCGCGGCAATGA
- a CDS encoding histidine kinase-like protein (manually curated) — translation MELDHFLAGVEGGEQYLEDGGLVLSELVANAVRHAGMAPDAHILIRLALVSGMLRIEVHDGCDRLPAMRAADGRGEGGRGLWLVEQLSAGWGCEPRMGGAGKSVWCLVAPVGQGDDAALSDRTGEGSGVITGGGLMGVSAWDGPVAAEIENVTSPAMFDQLPDAVSALWEAVRRLPMGSTQFEAYRYFFTRADAVERVSEFIRRDGELSLSLKMDGRLHRVRIWPRLPGGVRETAMLRA, via the coding sequence GTGGAGCTTGATCACTTTCTCGCTGGCGTCGAGGGCGGTGAGCAGTACCTGGAGGATGGTGGATTGGTGCTGTCCGAGTTGGTCGCCAACGCTGTCCGGCACGCTGGCATGGCACCGGACGCGCACATCCTCATTCGGCTCGCGCTGGTCTCGGGAATGCTGCGGATCGAGGTGCACGATGGCTGCGATCGGCTGCCGGCCATGCGTGCCGCAGATGGTCGGGGCGAGGGCGGTCGCGGGCTGTGGCTGGTCGAGCAACTGTCGGCCGGATGGGGATGCGAGCCCCGTATGGGCGGAGCCGGCAAGTCGGTCTGGTGTCTCGTGGCGCCGGTTGGCCAGGGCGATGACGCGGCACTCAGCGACCGGACGGGGGAGGGCAGCGGTGTGATCACCGGCGGGGGCCTGATGGGCGTGAGTGCCTGGGATGGGCCCGTGGCGGCCGAGATCGAGAACGTGACTTCTCCGGCGATGTTCGACCAGCTGCCCGACGCCGTGTCAGCGCTCTGGGAGGCTGTGCGCAGACTGCCGATGGGGAGCACGCAGTTCGAGGCGTACAGGTACTTCTTCACCCGTGCCGATGCGGTCGAGCGTGTCAGTGAGTTCATCCGGCGCGACGGCGAACTGAGTCTCTCGCTCAAGATGGACGGGCGATTGCACCGAGTGCGGATATGGCCACGTCTGCCCGGCGGTGTCCGTGAGACCGCCATGCTTCGTGCGTAG
- a CDS encoding regulatory GntR family protein, which yields MDEDRSHVVDPTRPAYVYAQVADDIAQQIVSGRLAPGAMLPAERDLAAQYGVAYLTARRAVRELRERGLVVTLPAKGTYVVERTTE from the coding sequence ATGGACGAAGACCGCAGCCACGTCGTCGACCCGACACGCCCCGCTTACGTGTACGCGCAGGTGGCCGACGACATCGCGCAGCAGATCGTGTCAGGTCGGCTGGCGCCGGGGGCGATGCTCCCCGCGGAACGGGATCTCGCGGCTCAATACGGGGTGGCCTACCTGACGGCGCGACGAGCGGTGCGAGAGCTACGCGAGCGAGGCCTCGTCGTCACCCTACCGGCGAAGGGAACTTACGTCGTGGAGCGAACCACGGAGTAG